From one Anaerotruncus rubiinfantis genomic stretch:
- a CDS encoding SIR2 family NAD-dependent protein deacylase produces MFLKRLTTGSTSNCSEQAGRLRELLDKADAVVVGAGAGLSASAGLSYSGPRFTENFADFIEKYGLRDMYSAGFYPYRTLEEYWAYWSRHIYLNRYDQPAREPYQRLRKLLEGREYFIITTNVDHSFQLAGFDKRRLFYTQGDYGLWQCVKPCHQKTYDNEDMVRRMVREQKEMRIPQELVPHCPACGRPMAMNLRCDASFVQDEGWYHAKQRYEAFLDRHRVGRVLYLELGVGANTPVIIKYPFWQFARRNPDAVYVCINNGEADAPHEIRFRSLCINRDIGEVLASLAQPG; encoded by the coding sequence ATGTTTTTAAAGAGGTTGACTACCGGATCTACCAGCAACTGCTCGGAACAGGCCGGCCGGCTGCGGGAACTCCTCGATAAAGCGGACGCGGTGGTGGTTGGCGCGGGCGCGGGACTTTCCGCTTCGGCGGGGCTTTCCTATTCCGGTCCGCGCTTCACAGAAAACTTTGCGGACTTCATTGAGAAATATGGGCTGCGCGATATGTATTCGGCGGGCTTTTACCCATACCGCACACTGGAGGAATATTGGGCTTACTGGAGCAGGCATATCTATCTGAACCGCTACGACCAGCCGGCGCGGGAACCATACCAGCGTCTGAGAAAGCTGCTGGAGGGCCGGGAATATTTTATCATCACCACCAACGTGGATCACAGTTTCCAGCTGGCCGGCTTTGACAAGCGGAGGCTGTTCTATACACAGGGGGATTACGGCCTGTGGCAGTGCGTGAAGCCCTGCCATCAGAAAACCTATGACAACGAGGATATGGTGCGCCGGATGGTCCGCGAACAAAAGGAGATGCGCATTCCCCAAGAACTTGTTCCGCACTGTCCGGCCTGCGGCAGGCCGATGGCAATGAACCTGCGTTGTGACGCAAGTTTCGTGCAGGATGAGGGATGGTACCATGCAAAACAGCGGTACGAGGCGTTTCTGGACCGTCACAGGGTCGGGCGCGTTCTGTACCTGGAACTGGGCGTGGGCGCGAACACCCCGGTGATCATCAAATATCCGTTCTGGCAGTTCGCCCGCAGAAATCCGGACGCGGTATATGTCTGTATCAACAATGGGGAGGCGGACGCGCCGCATGAAATCCGATTCAGGTCGCTTTGCATCAACCGGGACATCGGGGAAGTGCTGGCCAGTCTTGCGCAACCTGGATGA
- a CDS encoding glutamate synthase-related protein, with translation MAKYQCEICGFIYDEDEQGVKFDNLPEDWSCPACGVPKRMYKKIPEEPVAAAPAEPARQDNPLAYPKEFARLSDEHEPHMATIHTMAQTGQSVIEAMGTRLPVIGWDQILLLGAQLDPPPLDEHAPVNTRTVIGKHAEQPMVLETPVYVSHMSFGALSEEMKVALAKGSAMAKTAMCSGEGGILPPERDAAYKYIFEYVPNLYGVTDENLRRADAIEIKIGQGTKPGMGGHLPGEKVTEQIAALRGKPMGEDIVSPSRFERLKSKEDLRELVAELRERSGGRPIGVKIAAGRIERDMAFIAHAKPDFMTIDGRGGATGASPKLLKDAASVPTIFALHRARRYLDEHHLDIDLVITGGLRVSTDFAKALAMGADAVAIATASLMAAACQQYRICNTGTCPMGAATQDPELRKRLRVDIGAQRLANFLTASTEELKTLARCLGHDDVHSLSLEDLVTVNREIAEYTFVPHV, from the coding sequence ATGGCGAAATATCAGTGCGAAATCTGTGGATTTATCTATGACGAGGACGAGCAGGGCGTAAAATTTGACAACCTGCCGGAGGACTGGAGCTGTCCGGCCTGCGGGGTGCCGAAACGGATGTATAAAAAAATTCCGGAGGAACCGGTTGCCGCCGCACCCGCAGAGCCCGCGCGGCAGGACAATCCGCTCGCATACCCGAAGGAGTTTGCCCGCCTGAGCGACGAGCATGAGCCGCATATGGCCACCATCCATACGATGGCGCAGACCGGACAATCGGTTATCGAAGCGATGGGGACCCGTCTGCCGGTGATTGGCTGGGATCAGATCCTCCTGCTTGGCGCGCAGCTTGACCCGCCGCCGCTCGATGAGCACGCGCCGGTCAACACCCGCACCGTGATTGGAAAGCATGCCGAACAGCCGATGGTGCTGGAAACGCCGGTATACGTTTCCCACATGTCTTTCGGCGCGCTGTCCGAGGAGATGAAGGTCGCGCTCGCGAAGGGCTCGGCCATGGCAAAGACCGCGATGTGCAGCGGCGAGGGCGGCATCCTGCCGCCGGAGAGGGACGCGGCCTACAAATACATATTCGAATACGTGCCGAACCTCTACGGCGTGACCGATGAGAACCTGCGCCGTGCGGATGCGATCGAGATCAAGATCGGACAGGGCACCAAGCCCGGTATGGGCGGCCATCTGCCGGGGGAGAAGGTCACCGAACAGATCGCGGCTCTGCGCGGAAAGCCGATGGGGGAGGATATCGTGAGCCCGTCCCGGTTTGAGCGGCTGAAGAGCAAGGAGGATCTGCGTGAACTGGTTGCGGAACTGCGGGAACGTTCCGGGGGCAGGCCGATTGGCGTGAAGATCGCCGCGGGCAGGATTGAACGGGATATGGCGTTCATCGCGCATGCGAAGCCGGATTTTATGACGATCGACGGGCGCGGAGGCGCGACCGGCGCTTCCCCGAAGCTTTTAAAGGACGCGGCCAGTGTTCCGACGATCTTTGCTTTGCACCGCGCACGGAGGTATCTGGACGAGCACCACCTGGATATCGACCTTGTCATCACCGGCGGGCTGCGCGTCTCGACCGATTTTGCAAAGGCGCTGGCCATGGGCGCGGACGCGGTGGCAATCGCGACCGCGTCGCTGATGGCCGCGGCCTGCCAGCAATACCGCATCTGCAACACCGGAACCTGTCCGATGGGAGCGGCCACCCAGGACCCGGAACTCAGAAAACGCCTGCGTGTCGATATCGGTGCACAGCGGCTGGCGAACTTCCTTACCGCGTCGACCGAGGAGCTCAAAACGCTGGCGCGCTGTCTGGGACATGACGATGTGCACAGCCTGTCGCTGGAGGATCTGGTGACGGTCAACCGCGAGATTGCGGAATATACGTTTGTCCCGCATGTATGA
- a CDS encoding DMT family transporter, which produces MSTMSNRSIFTKEPVIILVAVICTLLWGSAFPCLKIGYELFALATNDISGKLVFAGVRFTFAGLVTIAAGSLVSRRLLLPDRKNIRGIILLGFVQTFLEYLFFYIGVANTTGVKSSILNSVSSFFAVILAHFCYKNDRITPKKVAGCILGFIGVVLITLSGGSFGAGFNFTGDGFVIIAAISFSVGFVISKNVSANGDSVMISGWQLMIGGVGLLAVGLAFGGSLNVVTAEGIGLLVYLVILSALAFGGWTILLKYNPVAKISIYNFLTPVFGALLSAVFLHEIFFTLQNLAALFCVCAGIYVVNHQKAVPFTDRS; this is translated from the coding sequence ATGTCGACAATGTCTAATCGCAGCATTTTTACCAAAGAGCCGGTCATCATCCTGGTTGCGGTGATCTGCACCCTGCTGTGGGGGAGTGCGTTTCCATGCCTGAAAATCGGATATGAGCTGTTTGCGCTTGCAACCAACGATATTTCGGGAAAACTGGTCTTTGCGGGCGTGCGGTTCACGTTCGCCGGGCTGGTCACAATCGCGGCGGGCAGCTTGGTGAGCCGCCGCCTGCTGCTGCCCGATCGAAAAAACATTCGGGGGATTATTTTGTTGGGGTTTGTACAGACCTTTCTGGAATATTTATTCTTTTATATCGGCGTGGCCAACACCACTGGGGTGAAATCTTCGATCCTCAATTCAGTTTCCTCCTTTTTCGCGGTGATCCTTGCGCATTTTTGTTATAAGAACGACCGTATTACGCCCAAAAAGGTAGCTGGCTGCATACTTGGCTTCATCGGCGTGGTTCTGATCACGCTGAGCGGCGGCAGCTTTGGGGCGGGATTCAATTTTACAGGGGATGGATTTGTCATCATCGCGGCAATTTCCTTTTCGGTCGGATTCGTGATCAGCAAGAATGTCTCGGCCAATGGGGATTCGGTCATGATCAGCGGATGGCAGCTCATGATCGGCGGCGTCGGGCTGCTGGCGGTGGGGCTCGCGTTCGGTGGGAGCCTAAACGTGGTCACGGCGGAGGGGATTGGCCTGCTTGTCTATCTGGTGATCCTTTCAGCCCTTGCCTTTGGCGGCTGGACCATCCTGCTCAAATATAACCCGGTGGCGAAGATCAGTATTTATAACTTCCTCACGCCAGTATTCGGCGCGTTGCTTTCGGCGGTATTCCTGCATGAGATTTTCTTTACGCTTCAGAATCTCGCGGCGTTGTTTTGCGTCTGTGCCGGAATCTATGTCGTCAACCATCAAAAAGCTGTTCCATTCACGGACCGTTCATAA
- a CDS encoding LPXTG cell wall anchor domain-containing protein: MKKILSGILAAAMAMSVMSVAAFAADAADGTVNFAGAWDGNDEAVGQVEVTANTIEADTITPNKKFYVPLVNSKAADGDVEAVVNPVWDTDTDATTSDLKDKDLFKFDYDKDTNSKMIKKIELLTDKRVNGVRYDAVLYFELADSMTTSEIHTDGEITFTAKRDSKTGENTFKKGDKVTIDYSFWINNEEKTNDDNPEAGDRIYYNPEENETNTLIWGDDLAALEFEADDDAGKFYARLSTSADRTIYSEYADPVDADLWFYDFVGNPSIPATSRATLVLGIPWDEDADYVPNPSDAYIYEKNSDGTLTDVTEKFTYSEDEYEIPGWGIKTRTLGSYIVSDTELDIEVDEEEESSSSASSSTSSNSGKDIPQTGSSDMVNVAVVAAVLSLAAAGAVAFKKVSK, from the coding sequence ATGAAAAAGATTCTTTCGGGAATCCTGGCCGCGGCGATGGCGATGAGCGTCATGTCCGTGGCAGCTTTCGCGGCGGATGCCGCGGACGGCACCGTAAACTTTGCGGGCGCCTGGGACGGCAACGATGAGGCCGTCGGCCAGGTTGAAGTGACCGCCAACACCATCGAGGCGGACACCATCACGCCGAACAAGAAATTTTATGTCCCGCTCGTAAATTCCAAAGCGGCTGACGGCGATGTCGAAGCGGTCGTAAACCCGGTCTGGGACACCGACACCGACGCCACCACCAGCGACCTCAAGGATAAGGACCTCTTCAAATTTGATTACGACAAGGATACCAACAGCAAGATGATCAAAAAAATCGAGCTGCTGACCGACAAGCGCGTCAATGGCGTTCGTTACGATGCAGTCCTGTATTTCGAGCTGGCCGATTCGATGACCACTTCTGAAATCCACACCGACGGCGAAATCACCTTCACTGCGAAGCGTGATTCCAAAACGGGTGAAAACACCTTTAAAAAGGGTGATAAGGTCACCATTGATTATTCCTTCTGGATCAACAACGAGGAAAAGACCAACGACGACAATCCGGAAGCGGGCGACCGCATCTACTATAACCCCGAAGAAAACGAAACCAACACCCTGATCTGGGGCGACGACCTGGCCGCGCTGGAGTTCGAAGCGGACGATGACGCCGGCAAGTTCTATGCGCGCCTGTCCACCAGCGCCGACCGAACCATCTACTCCGAGTATGCGGATCCGGTTGACGCGGACCTGTGGTTCTATGATTTCGTCGGCAATCCGAGCATTCCGGCAACTTCCCGTGCCACCCTGGTCCTCGGCATCCCGTGGGATGAGGATGCGGACTATGTTCCGAATCCGTCCGATGCGTACATCTATGAGAAAAATTCCGACGGCACCCTGACCGATGTCACTGAGAAGTTCACCTATTCCGAGGACGAATATGAGATTCCTGGCTGGGGTATCAAGACCCGCACCCTGGGTTCCTACATCGTTTCCGACACCGAGCTTGACATCGAAGTGGATGAGGAAGAGGAATCCTCCTCCAGCGCATCCAGCTCCACCTCTTCCAACAGCGGCAAGGACATCCCGCAGACCGGTTCCAGCGACATGGTAAATGTTGCGGTTGTCGCGGCTGTCCTGTCCCTGGCTGCGGCTGGTGCGGTTGCCTTCAAAAAAGTGTCCAAATAA
- a CDS encoding DUF3795 domain-containing protein, protein MKNFDRSDLSFSLCGLNCGLCPMKLDRYCPGCGGGAGNQSCPIARCSLERGGFAYCFQCEEFPCARYTQTDTYDTFLSKCNRMRDIERFRRIGQDAYHAEQADRIAVLNRLLENYNDGRRKSLFCLAAQLLEPQSIAAVLRQLDAETADLPQQEKAIRAADLLRALAEEQNIVLKLHKKPSKKKTNP, encoded by the coding sequence ATGAAAAATTTTGATCGCAGCGACCTCTCGTTCTCCCTCTGCGGCCTCAACTGCGGGCTCTGTCCGATGAAACTTGACCGCTACTGCCCCGGCTGCGGCGGCGGAGCCGGCAACCAGTCCTGCCCCATTGCAAGATGCAGCCTGGAGCGCGGCGGTTTCGCATACTGCTTCCAGTGTGAAGAATTTCCCTGCGCACGCTACACACAAACGGACACGTATGATACCTTCCTTTCGAAATGCAATAGAATGCGGGACATCGAGCGATTCAGGCGGATTGGGCAGGACGCCTATCACGCCGAACAAGCGGATCGAATTGCCGTTTTAAACCGTCTGCTGGAAAACTATAACGACGGGCGGCGTAAGAGCCTCTTCTGCCTTGCGGCGCAGCTTTTGGAACCGCAGAGCATTGCTGCGGTCCTGCGTCAACTGGACGCGGAAACCGCCGACCTGCCGCAGCAAGAAAAGGCCATACGCGCTGCGGATCTCCTGCGGGCGCTGGCAGAAGAGCAAAACATCGTGCTCAAGCTCCATAAGAAACCCTCAAAAAAGAAAACCAATCCATAA
- the thiT gene encoding energy-coupled thiamine transporter ThiT, producing the protein MNTTVRKLTHSALMIALALILSMFKLFHMPFGGSVTIASMAPIIIISLMYDTKWALFTSFAYSLVQMVEGFYPPPVQNFWNYLAVVLLDYVIAFGVLGLAGAIARRFSNKQAGAAAATIAVIGMRFFCSFLSGILIWTEYAPEGMPVWLYSLSYNGMIMVGEMVVTVIAVCVIVRYVNLQKLAGASAA; encoded by the coding sequence ATGAACACAACCGTACGCAAACTCACCCACAGCGCGTTGATGATCGCTCTGGCGCTGATCCTGTCGATGTTCAAGCTGTTCCATATGCCGTTCGGCGGATCGGTCACAATCGCCAGCATGGCGCCAATTATCATTATATCGCTGATGTACGACACCAAATGGGCCCTGTTTACCTCGTTTGCCTATTCGCTGGTGCAGATGGTGGAGGGTTTTTATCCGCCGCCGGTTCAGAATTTCTGGAATTACCTCGCAGTGGTCCTGCTCGACTATGTGATCGCGTTCGGGGTTTTGGGGCTTGCCGGTGCGATTGCCCGCCGTTTTTCAAATAAGCAGGCGGGGGCGGCCGCTGCAACGATTGCGGTCATTGGGATGCGCTTTTTTTGCAGTTTCCTGTCGGGGATTCTCATTTGGACTGAATACGCGCCGGAGGGCATGCCGGTGTGGCTTTATTCGCTGAGTTATAATGGGATGATCATGGTCGGGGAGATGGTGGTGACAGTGATTGCGGTATGCGTAATCGTCCGCTATGTAAATCTGCAAAAACTGGCCGGCGCTTCAGCCGCCTGA
- a CDS encoding helix-turn-helix domain-containing protein, with the protein MENMSKIIGSNIRKYRTLKKMTREQLAEAVDLDSAYLGQCERGERQLGLTKTIQIIEFFGVTANDIIAVSNKKSRIQKKEYLSEIDELLQDCTDNQALAILRIIQNALPFLKE; encoded by the coding sequence ATGGAGAATATGTCGAAGATCATTGGCAGCAACATTCGCAAGTACCGCACGCTCAAAAAGATGACGCGGGAACAGCTCGCAGAAGCCGTCGATCTGGACAGCGCCTATCTTGGGCAGTGCGAACGCGGGGAACGACAACTGGGTTTGACGAAAACAATTCAAATCATCGAATTTTTTGGGGTAACAGCCAACGACATCATTGCTGTCAGTAACAAAAAAAGCCGAATACAAAAAAAAGAGTATCTTTCTGAGATCGATGAGCTGCTGCAGGACTGCACAGATAACCAGGCGCTTGCCATCCTGCGGATCATCCAGAATGCACTCCCGTTCCTGAAAGAATAA
- a CDS encoding helix-turn-helix domain-containing protein, translating to MKPRKNPLGDKNIVGKRVVAIRKQRDIKQKELLAWLQTMGMDISGTSLSRLEGQQRLVQDYEVVILAKALNVTVTYLLGVDKD from the coding sequence ATGAAGCCGCGTAAAAATCCACTTGGAGATAAAAATATTGTGGGTAAACGGGTGGTTGCCATCCGAAAGCAGAGAGATATCAAGCAGAAAGAGCTGCTTGCGTGGTTGCAGACAATGGGAATGGATATCAGTGGGACAAGCCTCTCTCGCCTGGAAGGGCAGCAACGGCTTGTGCAGGATTACGAGGTGGTAATCCTCGCAAAAGCGCTTAACGTGACCGTAACATATTTGCTCGGAGTGGACAAGGACTGA
- a CDS encoding helix-turn-helix domain-containing protein, with amino-acid sequence MNKVQYYGDKNIVHRRIKETRTAGKISQEELAARMQSLNVNMDQQMISKIEKNNRIVTDYEVVCFAKALHVTVLYLLGIEEK; translated from the coding sequence ATGAATAAAGTACAGTATTATGGGGACAAAAATATTGTCCACCGGAGAATAAAAGAAACGCGCACCGCGGGAAAAATCTCTCAGGAAGAGCTGGCCGCCCGTATGCAGTCGCTGAATGTGAACATGGATCAGCAGATGATCAGCAAAATTGAAAAGAACAACCGTATTGTGACCGACTATGAGGTCGTCTGCTTTGCGAAAGCTTTGCATGTAACAGTTTTATATCTGCTTGGAATTGAAGAAAAATAA
- a CDS encoding oligosaccharide flippase family protein has translation MDKYKKLISNTFIFAVGTFSSKVLVFLLMPLYTRVLTPEDYGVVNLIVDTANLIIPLVSVGISTAIIRFGLDRAVDKRDVFSGGIIVLGVGYLIFFLLGPFIGKLPNMQEHTHLIYLYVLTSCLRSLCSQFVRAKEYVRLYAFDGVLSTIMVIVFNVLLLVVFKLGITGYVLATILSDLLSAVFLFTAARLHHYIRFKGIDWLVLRSMLRYCIPLIPNTISWWITNVSGRYIVVYFLGKAANGLYAAAYKVPTMINLVSGIFTDAWQLSAFTESGPGRDRFFSNVCAAYQAIIFSAASGLILFAKFIMTLLVAKNYYEAWRFIPFLVLATSFSCFVTFLGSIYMVEKKSNATMVTTMIGAAVNVALCFLLIPHFGVNGAGFACFFSYFVVFIVRAVDTHKYVKIRWNLPKVALNLAALLIQSWVLLTVTENWVLPEVLLCLFVLLINFKQILINIQKILAKRR, from the coding sequence TTGGATAAGTATAAAAAGCTGATCTCCAACACCTTTATATTCGCGGTCGGCACCTTCAGCTCCAAGGTGCTCGTTTTTCTGTTGATGCCGCTGTATACCCGGGTGCTTACGCCCGAGGATTACGGCGTGGTCAACCTCATTGTAGACACTGCCAACCTCATCATCCCGCTCGTTTCGGTTGGCATCTCCACCGCCATCATCCGGTTCGGCCTGGACCGCGCGGTGGACAAGCGGGACGTCTTTTCAGGCGGGATCATCGTGCTCGGCGTTGGATACCTGATCTTCTTCCTGCTTGGGCCGTTCATCGGGAAATTGCCCAACATGCAGGAGCACACCCATCTCATCTACCTCTATGTGCTCACCTCCTGTCTGCGCTCGCTCTGTTCGCAGTTCGTGCGCGCGAAGGAATATGTCCGGCTCTATGCGTTCGACGGGGTGCTCAGCACGATCATGGTCATCGTGTTCAACGTCCTGCTGCTGGTTGTCTTTAAGCTCGGAATCACCGGCTATGTGCTGGCGACCATCCTGTCCGACCTGTTGTCGGCAGTCTTTCTGTTCACAGCCGCCCGCCTGCACCATTATATCCGTTTCAAGGGCATTGACTGGCTGGTGCTGCGTTCGATGCTTCGTTACTGCATCCCGCTCATTCCGAACACCATCTCCTGGTGGATCACCAACGTTTCCGGCCGGTATATCGTGGTCTATTTCCTCGGCAAGGCGGCGAACGGGCTTTATGCCGCCGCCTACAAGGTCCCGACCATGATCAATCTTGTCTCCGGCATCTTCACCGACGCCTGGCAGCTATCCGCCTTCACCGAAAGCGGGCCCGGCCGCGACCGGTTCTTTTCAAACGTCTGCGCAGCCTACCAGGCGATCATCTTTTCCGCCGCGTCGGGGCTCATCCTGTTCGCAAAATTCATTATGACCCTGCTGGTGGCGAAAAACTATTATGAAGCGTGGCGTTTTATCCCATTTCTGGTGCTGGCGACTTCATTCTCCTGTTTTGTCACTTTCCTGGGAAGCATCTACATGGTGGAGAAGAAAAGCAACGCCACCATGGTCACAACCATGATCGGCGCGGCGGTCAATGTGGCGCTCTGCTTTCTGCTGATCCCGCATTTCGGGGTCAATGGGGCCGGATTTGCCTGTTTTTTCAGTTATTTTGTGGTGTTCATTGTGCGCGCGGTCGATACGCACAAATATGTGAAAATTCGCTGGAATCTGCCGAAGGTCGCGCTCAATCTGGCCGCGCTGCTCATCCAGTCCTGGGTGCTGCTCACCGTCACCGAAAACTGGGTCTTGCCGGAGGTGCTGCTCTGCCTGTTTGTCCTGCTGATTAACTTTAAGCAGATCCTTATCAACATCCAGAAGATCCTGGCCAAACGCCGGTAA
- a CDS encoding COG2426 family protein, giving the protein MEQLMQQIFDFFSVAGRETALFIVSMIPLIELRGSIPLGAAMGMDWHLVFLISIAGNLLPVPFIVWFGRPLFKWLKSTKLLSGVTNWYEQKLLQKADKVTRYEAIGLCLFVGVPLPGTGAWSGAAIAALLGMRMKPAILSIAAGVLIAGVIMTVASYGLLQFISLF; this is encoded by the coding sequence ATGGAACAACTGATGCAGCAGATTTTCGACTTTTTTTCTGTGGCAGGCCGCGAAACCGCCCTGTTTATCGTTTCAATGATCCCGCTCATCGAGCTGCGCGGTTCCATCCCGCTCGGCGCCGCCATGGGGATGGATTGGCATCTGGTCTTTCTCATTTCGATCGCGGGAAACCTATTGCCCGTCCCGTTCATCGTCTGGTTCGGCAGGCCGCTTTTCAAGTGGCTCAAATCGACAAAATTGCTTTCCGGCGTCACCAATTGGTATGAGCAAAAACTCCTGCAAAAAGCGGACAAGGTCACCCGCTACGAAGCGATCGGGCTCTGTCTGTTTGTGGGCGTGCCGCTGCCCGGCACCGGGGCCTGGTCAGGCGCGGCGATTGCGGCCCTGCTCGGTATGCGGATGAAGCCCGCCATCCTTTCGATCGCGGCGGGCGTGCTGATCGCCGGGGTGATCATGACAGTGGCCTCCTATGGCCTTTTGCAGTTCATCAGCCTGTTCTAA
- a CDS encoding amidohydrolase family protein has translation MLIDFHTHIFPDALAARTLQKLSAIAQCAYHTDGTVAGTLQKFDEWGTDYGVVLHIATRPGQEGTINRFAKQIQEEHPKLLCFGTVFPDSENAVEAVWQIKELGLYGIKLHPAYQHCFIREEKYFPLYEAAAEAGLPITMHAGWDPVEPKVVYSPPEDIAFVARSFPNLTIIAAHMGGLMLYQEAEEHLCGLPNVYLDTAMSSVYCGSAQYERLIRNHGADRVLFGTDCPWNTVPAEKAFLEATTLSRQEKDKILYQNARALLHLPG, from the coding sequence ATGCTGATCGATTTCCATACCCATATATTCCCCGATGCGCTCGCCGCACGCACCCTCCAGAAACTCTCCGCCATCGCACAGTGCGCATACCACACCGACGGCACGGTCGCGGGGACTCTGCAAAAATTTGACGAATGGGGTACCGATTACGGCGTGGTGCTGCATATCGCGACCCGGCCCGGCCAGGAAGGCACCATCAACCGCTTTGCCAAACAAATCCAGGAGGAGCATCCAAAGCTCCTCTGCTTCGGCACTGTTTTCCCGGATTCGGAAAATGCCGTCGAAGCCGTCTGGCAGATCAAGGAGCTCGGCCTCTATGGGATCAAGCTGCATCCAGCCTATCAGCATTGCTTCATCCGCGAGGAGAAATATTTTCCGCTCTACGAGGCGGCCGCCGAAGCCGGCCTGCCGATCACGATGCACGCCGGATGGGACCCTGTAGAACCGAAGGTCGTCTATTCCCCGCCGGAGGACATCGCCTTTGTGGCGCGTTCCTTCCCCAATCTCACAATCATTGCAGCGCACATGGGCGGGCTGATGCTCTATCAGGAGGCGGAAGAACATCTTTGCGGCCTGCCGAATGTTTATCTCGACACCGCGATGAGTTCTGTCTACTGCGGCTCTGCGCAGTACGAACGCCTGATCCGCAACCATGGCGCCGACCGGGTGCTGTTCGGGACCGATTGCCCGTGGAACACGGTGCCCGCGGAAAAAGCTTTTCTGGAGGCGACGACCCTCTCCCGGCAGGAGAAGGACAAAATCCTCTATCAGAATGCCCGCGCGCTCCTGCATCTTCCCGGCTGA